The Pyrus communis chromosome 8, drPyrComm1.1, whole genome shotgun sequence region GGAGAACCAATTTTCCATTGTGCTCCCCAAATAAGAATGCCAAGAGCCCTTCGAGCACTCGTCTCGCAATCCAACTCCCCGTCCCCATCTTAATTTCGACATGGGAGTGACCGACTAAATTTCgagagagatgaagaaggaagaaCAATGAGGATTGGAGAAGATGATACATCGAAGTGATTGCTAAACAGCAAACAATTGAGCACCATCAGCAGAAGCTACGTTTAGAAAGGTCACTAAGCACTAAGAAAAGATATAAATATGAAACAGTGCAAGAAAATTCTCAACATCCGAATGTCACAGGAAAATTGTTAGTGTTGTAGATAGCAAATATGCAACTCGAAAACTCAATAACAGCTAGTAAACAACGAGTCGACAACAGGCTAAATTTATGTCCCGGCGTTCCTTCGCCCAACCCGAGCCATAAAACCAGCTTTAATCGGAGCAACTGATCGTCCAGAACCACACTGCAACAGAAAGAATTGTCAaataaattatcaaatgaaAGCAAGGCAAAATATCTCCAAATCAAGAATTATTAACGTTGAAATTACGGGCAGATGAACTTAAACGCCATAGCTATATATTTTAAGAGTAACGAAAACCCcctgaagaagaaaaataatacttCACCCGAAACCCCAAGGGTTTAGTCCCACCACCCCTTTATAAACATAATACTTTCCCGCGAGGCCTCAGAAATAATTTAGGTTACTCTATCATGAGAAATAATCTGACAATGTAGGCAATTCTTTAGATCATCATAGGCCTCTATAACAATATATTATGCAGCAGCGTAAAAACACAGAAAaccttctttattttcttttatgttgtGCACGAACAACTTTGTATAAATTAGAACCCAAGGGGGATGCCAGATAGTCGTAACCACCAACATTAGAAAACCAATGGCCAATCAACATTAGAAAAGGCTATAGCAATATGATTGTTACCTTCTCGCATCTGAGAAAGAAGAGACGATTCTCCTTTGAAAGTATAGTGTCTGGACTTTTGCACCCAAGGCAAATGACATATTCATCTGGAAGAAAGGAAGTTGCATGagtaaaaatgaaagaataattaaatgtgCGAACAGACTGAGCACATACAAAAAGATAGACATAACAGCTAAGCATGCATAATAAGTAAGGCATATGCAGAACACTCTCCCATCGAACCACTCCAGATTAACAAttgcaataaaaataaataaatcaaaccaCAGAACAAGGTACTTACTGACATATCGCCGCAGTATTCCTTCGAAATTTTTTGGGGCAAATCTTCCCTTAACAACCAACCTCTGCTGTCCATCAAGTGATCCACTAGTTCCCAGTTCGGCAAGCAAGAAAGCCATGACGTGATCTGGTTGCCTATGCATCCTGAAATTTCAAGATAGAAGGGTTTACTCCTTTTAACTAAACAGATGAAATCAACCACAGCTTTAGGAAATAATTTGGTAATATGATAAGTAATATTTTCATGATTCTAACATTAGGCTCATCGGCTAACAATGTGCAGTCTATATAAACGCCTTCACATATGTCAAACAGTAAGCACATTTGATTATGAAAACAAGAAGCAGTTGTATACACAATTGTTCTTTGCCACGAAATTGTTTCGGAGACCTTCCCTCGGATTAGTacataaaaagaaaagcaaagaaaCAATAGAAAGAGATTAATGGACAATAACTTAAATAAGAAGAACAAAACAGATCAAAGCAAATGAGATATAAACAATGGTTTTGGTTCAGGGAACTGAAACCTACGTCTTGCACAGATCCATGAAATTCACAAAAACCGTTTTCTTTGTGCCCTCACGAAGAACTTGTGGAGGCCTCATCACTGTCCTACGCCTGTCTCCAGCCAGATCAGGGTTATTTTCGCGAAGAATGTTAAACACCCTATCAAGAAGCTGCATGCATTACATGGGTAAAATTAATAAAGCATACATGTGTAGAGGTCAAGGAACCATCACTGTACTATGAGAGAGTTGTAATTTACACACTTCTTCATAAGTGTAATCACGATCACTCCCTTCCCAAGGATATGATGGAGTCTCTAGAACAATCCCTTCTCCTTCCTCATCCTCACCAGTGCGCTCTAAAAGGCCAAACATATAAAATCTCAATCAATTTTTTTGGAGACACAAAGGTTGCAGGCATTTCATAAGCCTAAAAAACTTATTAAAGTCTTACCATTCAAATCTTCCACTGGGTCACCACTCTCTTCATTCAAGATACTGGTCTCAACCTATAATCACAGCAACCGCCAAAAATCAATATTCAGAAAAAATATTCAGATTGTAAACAGTGGAAAATCTTGGTAACTTactggcttcttcttcttctttttcaaacCAGTAAACGTACTCTCCTGCCCCTCAGAAACTGCAATGACAAAAAGTACCAAGTCTCAACGAATGTACTTGTAAAACAATACAgcacaaataaaaaatggttGTTCAATTGAACCACCTGTCAAGGTTTCCGTTTTCTCGGCCAACTTGTCCACAGAATCATCAGTAGTATCCTGAATAAcaaccttcttctttttcttctttttagtaGGATCAAAGGGAGCAATCTGCACAAGAGGATGAAGATCACAACAGTTAGCTCTACCACTCAGAACCACAAACTTCTAGACGGGGAATCGCAGCAACCtttaaagaatgcaaaacaaTGTGGATAACTTTTTCCTCTCTAAGTCTAAGATGAATCAGCACCATTTTATTCCATTGGATTTTTATACTAAAGGCACACTTCATGGAGCCGCTACCACAGCATAATCTTTATTACATCAATACATTTTCGACTTCTGTTAAATTTATTGCAATAAACTCCAACCTGCTTTTCAACTATTACCATACTAAGGAAATAGATAAGATTGGTATTGTACTACAATTAGTTGCTACCAAAGGAAAACTTAGATATAATTCTCAGGTAAACCTTTTAAAGAAAAGGGCAAAATCTATTCCAACTTTCGTATTGCGAAAAACTTATATACAATATTCAATAATAAGGCATTGAAGCCGAATTTATTATAAGAATACTCAGATTAACCATTCAGCAAGTCTTGAACAAAAACCACAACAATACCATATCTATCTCAAATTCCAAAACAAATGTAATGCACAACAGGTAgggaatcaatttttttttttttttgggggacaAATGATAGCGTTAGtgggttaaattgttaaatgttaggGGGTGCACATGCATTATTGTTTTCCGCCACTGCGGTAAAGCACcatttaaaatatatacaataatGCTATTGGAAAGAACACCGAAAAGACAAATATTGCAAAAGAAATTTAACATGTATTGCATAATCAGGGCAGGCAGTGGAAATTCATTTATTATTGCAAGAATCTGAACATACATCTGCTACCACCTCGTCCTTCACCTCATTCTGATTGTCGTCCGCCATAATGTTtgctggtaaaaaaaaaaaaatcaaaatcaaaatcaatccCGAACCCAACAAtttcaagaagaaagaaaaacctCAGAAATCAGAAAAACCCTATCAGACATCCCAAATTGAAATCCCCGTGCGATTCCAAGAGAAAAAACGAAGAAAAATTGGGGATTTTTGAAACCCTAGAACAAGTAAAGACGGCGGCGACTGAAGAGAGGAACTACTGACATGTAACGGAGAGCTGGTTTCCCTGTTCCGCTGCGGGTGTGGCTGCGACTGAGTGTTTTCCTGTTCGATGGCGAGATGGAAATGGTATTTATACCTAGAAAGCTAAAGGCCCATTGAGCCTTGGGCTCTGGGTTTACTATTCTTTGTTTCCATTTTCAATTGTTTGTTGCTCGGCCCCTTCGGTGATTGGGACTTGGCCGCCACGCTCAAACTTGGCCGCCACCCAAAAACTACTTCTTTAATCCTTCTGCATTCAAAGATTCCAAGCAATTTTTGGCCTTCTTTCTTGTGTTTACTTAATACGTATGGAATCTAGTTGAAAATCAGGATTGAGATATACCGAGGGAGATGAGTCGATCCGATTCTCATTTCTTACTTCCTCTATTTGTATTCTTTACTGCTCTCGTTAATGTAAGGGCtcgtgtttttaaaatgactgaaaataagtttaatgaaaatgtttttgaagttaactcttaataaaaatataagtgaataatgaaaaagcacttaaagtgctttctacAAAAATACATAACTGGTGATTCttgcataaatcattttaagtgcttttggaggcccaaaaacaatttcatcaaaaatattttcggttattttaaaagcacatataAACAAATCCCTtaagtaaatttaaaaaaaaaaaaataagaagagtGTTGTGGCAATCTGGCCTCTCCATTGTCGCCTCCTGTAAGCCCGAATTGGAAGACTTCTTTGCTCGAAGAAGAAGGTTTGGGCTGGTGTCACATAGACCCACCATTTTGTAAGCCTAGTCCAGCTCGATGGAGTCCTCTTTGTATTCGCTTGTTAAGCTCTGTTTGTAAAGGAACGAGTTAAACAACAAACATTAGGTTTGCTAGAAAAATGGGTC contains the following coding sequences:
- the LOC137741888 gene encoding eukaryotic translation initiation factor 2 subunit beta-like; this translates as MADDNQNEVKDEVVADIAPFDPTKKKKKKKVVIQDTTDDSVDKLAEKTETLTVSEGQESTFTGLKKKKKKPVETSILNEESGDPVEDLNERTGEDEEGEGIVLETPSYPWEGSDRDYTYEELLDRVFNILRENNPDLAGDRRRTVMRPPQVLREGTKKTVFVNFMDLCKTMHRQPDHVMAFLLAELGTSGSLDGQQRLVVKGRFAPKNFEGILRRYVNEYVICLGCKSPDTILSKENRLFFLRCEKCGSGRSVAPIKAGFMARVGRRNAGT